One window of the Papaver somniferum cultivar HN1 unplaced genomic scaffold, ASM357369v1 unplaced-scaffold_115, whole genome shotgun sequence genome contains the following:
- the LOC113329192 gene encoding uncharacterized protein LOC113329192, whose translation MGSADQEEFEREYKEKQLQNRGGNNIIQKMDNQQENNGGQQQQQPYYNKKQGNQKIVWEQIKLPPLNITIEKVWEAVILMEDIPEPFNLGNELPSGRRSKDFCTYHHFHGHTTHNCRNVRKIILQMIEQGKLNHFLAQHQHNLPPPPLGGNTYNAEKGKNTYVIEVDAKSKNLYCNSIIHSFKNIEAFHDNILSRVHARDNDGREILNLAKISPLKDWQKQVISFIAEETPRGGESHESPLVVRLGINPKEKLEDNDKEEEYDANVWAIDRILIDPGSSVDILFDHTYNTTGGKDNELIPSTYKIYGFNGSANKPKGEVTMRIPLKNLSTKITFCVVDIESPYNALIGRPWLHGILGVSSIFHK comes from the coding sequence ATGGGAAGCGCAGATCAAGAAGAGTTTGAAAGAGAATACAAAGAAAAACAACTTCAAAATAGGGGAGGCAATAATATAATTCAAAAAATGGATAACCAACAAGAAAATAATGGaggtcaacaacaacaacaaccatattataataaGAAACAAGGAAACCAAAAGATAGTTTGGGAACAAATAAAACTTCCGCCATTGAATATAACAATAGAGAAAGTATGGGAAGCTGTTATTTTAATGGAAGATATTCCAGAGCCCTTTAATTTGGGAAATGAGCTACCATCAGGTAGACGAAGTAAGGATTTCTGTACGTATCATCACTTTCATGGGCACACAACGCATAATTGTAGAAATGTGAGAAAGATTATACTACAAATGATAGAACAAGGAAAATTAAATCACTTCTTAGCACAACATCAACataatttaccaccaccaccacttggaGGCAACACATACAATGCAGAGAAAGGAAAAAACACATATGTGattgaagtggatgcgaaatccaAGAATTTATATTGCAATTCAATTATTCACTCTTTCAAAAACATCGAAGCCTTTCATGATAATATCTTAAGTCGAGTGCATGCGAGAGATAATGATGGACGAGAGATACTTAaccttgcgaagatatcgccattaaAAGATTGGCAAAAACAAGTCATTTCGTTCATCGCTGAAGAGACACCAAGAGGAGGAGAATCACATGAGAGTCCATTAGTGGTAAGACTTGGCATTAATCCCAAAGAAAAATTAGAAGACAATGATAAGGAGGAAGAATATGATGCAAACGTATGGGCAATTGATAGAATACTTATAGATCCAGGAAGTTCGGTTGACATCCTCTTTGATCACACATATAACACCACGGGAGGAAAAGATAACGAACTAATTCCGTCCACTTATAAGATTTATGGATTCAATGGTTCTGCTAATAAGCCTAAAGGAGAGGTGACAATGCGAATTCCCTTGAAGAATCTATCTACAAAAATCACATTCTGCGTTGTTGATATAGAGTCCCCTTACAATGCTTTGATTGGAAGACCATGGCTGCACGGTATTTTGGGGGTATCTTCGATATTTCATAAATGA
- the LOC113329190 gene encoding uncharacterized protein LOC113329190, translated as MPSPRNVKEVQRLTGRLAALNRFISRASDKCRYFFQILKKAERFGWNEDCELAFDEIKRYLTSPPVLTSPKTGQTIYIYLDASVYTVSAVLFVREPDEKPVYFVSKSLTDAETRYSKIEKMALDLMHAARRLRPYFEGRRLVVYTEYPLKKVLARTDDSSRLATWATCLGAYTIDYEPRTTEKGHAIASLMADFPVDDIEVSESIVDEEILHEAENVLPIPLPWEHVKISKKASKQIDVQTSIKDSMLIPEKNSGIWKIYTDGSANTDGAGVGCVLVFPEGLQIEKGIRLGFTASNNQAEYEAAISGLKDALHLGARKVVLTTDSRIEQKPRLENRHADALAYLSAAVESNTTQFIVVDFQEFPSIRNTVAAAHIIFANEIGSGSSKAQHDPMDIDEILNDQSEDWRQPYIRYLQTQELPDDKYKAGKITRTSWRYTMIEDELYKKPIAMEPYLRCVTRDTGKQLLAEAHEGCCGNHSGGRSLAHRLLSQGYFWPYMQNDAKKYTKKCVACQLHGPLIKRPANELHPVNSLWTFSNWGLDIVGPFPMAPGGVKYLLVAKDYFTKWVEAVALVKTEAVHVRKFIWENIVCRFGVPAMIVSDNGKQFDSETIKSLCEGLHIKHNFSTPYYAQSNGQAEATNRLILDNLKKTLDKAKGRWTEFLPRVLWAYRTTPRRSTRFSPFTLAYGTKAVLPIELLVPTTKTLAERSGQNSDVLSKDKEFLDEVRDEASRRLSIYQQSMKQQYNKKVREHHLFLESRS; from the exons ATGCCGTCACCAAGAAATGTAAAAGAGGTGCAAAGACTTACTGGAAGATTGGCCGCTTTGAACAGGTTTATTTCGCGAGCATCTGATAAGTGTAGATACTTCTTCCAGATTCTAAAGAAGGCAGAAAGATTTGGCTGGAACGAGGATTGCGagcttgcttttgacgaaatCAAAAGGTATTTAACCTCTCCTCCTGTGCTCACAAGCCCGAAGACGGGACAAACCATTTACATATACCTTGATGCAAGTGTATATACGGTGAGTGCAGTTTTATTCGTCCGAGAGCCTGATGAAAAGCCAGTTTACTTTGTTAGCAAATCATTAACAGATGCAGAGACTAGGTactcaaaaatagaaaaaatggCACTAGATCTTATGCATGCAGCAAGACGTCTAAGGCCATATTTTGAAGGGAGACGACTCGTGGTATACACTGAATATCCGCTTAAGAAAGTATTGGCAAGAACGGATGATTCAAGTAGGCTAGCAACATGGGCTACTTGCCTTGGCGCATACACCATTGATTACGAGCCAAGAACAACAGAAAAAGGGCATGCTATAGCATCACTGATGGCAGACTTCCCAGTGGATGATATTGAGGTTTCTGAATCCATTGTCGACGAGGAAATCCTACATGAAGCGGAAAACGTGTTACCAATACCATTGCCATGGGAACATGTGAAAATAAGTAAGAAAGCTTCGAAACAAATAGATGTACAAACGAGTATTAAAGACTCGATGTTGATACCTGAGAAGAACAGTGGGATATGGAAGATCTATACTGATGGATCGGCAAATACCGACGGAGCAGGCGTTGGTTGTGTACTAGTTTTCCCAGAAGGATTGCAAATAGAAAAAGGCATCCGGTTAGGCTTTACAGCTTCAAACAATCAGGCTGAGTATGAGGCTGCAATATCGGGACTGAAAGATGCACTTCACTTGGGGGCGCGGAAAGTCGTACTGACAACCGACTCGAG AATTGAACAAAAGCCAAGACTTGAGAACAGGCATGCAGACGCCCTCGCTTACCTATCAGCAGCAGTAGAGTCAAATACAACTCAATTTATCGTGGTTGATTTCCAAGAATTTCCTAGCATTCGCAACACTGTTGCCGCTGCACATATAATTTTTGCAAATGAAATTGGGAGTGGCTCGTCCAAAGCGCAACACGATCCTATGGATATTGATGAAATTCTCAATGATCAATCCGAAGACTGGAGACAGCCGTACATTCGTTACCTACAAACACAAGAGCTTCCAGATGATAAGTATAAAGCCGGAAAAATAACAAGAACTTCTTGGAGATACACTATGATAGAAGATGAACTATATAAGAAACCTATCGCAATGGAACCATACCTGCGATGCGTAACACGAGATACTGGGAAGCAGTTGTTAGCAGAGGCACATGAAGGATGTTGTGGGAATCATTCTGGAGGCAGAAGCCTGGCACACAGATTGCTGTCTCAAGGATACTTTTGGCCCTATATGCAAAATGACGCAAAGAAGTACACAAAAAAATGTGTGGCATGTCAGCTACATGGACCTCTAATAAAGAGACCGGCAAATGAGTTACATCCAGTAAATAGTCTGTGGACATTCAGCAATTGGGGTTTAGATATTGTAGGTCCATTCCCCATGGCACCTGGGGGCGTGAAGTATTTGTTAGTGGCGAAGGACtatttcactaaatgggtggaggcagTAGCGCTGGTGAAAACAGAGGCAGTACATGTCCGTAAATTCATCTGGGAAAACATTGTATGCAGGTTCGGCGTGCCAGCAATGATCGTTTCTGACAACGGAAAGCAGTTCGACTCTGAAACGATCAAGTCACTGTGTGAAGGATTACATATTAAACACAACTTTTCTACTCCTTACTACGCACAAAGTAACGGACAAGCGGAGGCAACAAATAGGCTTATCTTAGATAATTTGAAGAAAACCTTGGATAAAGCCAAAGGACGGTGGACTGAATTTTTACCAAGAGTTTTGTGGGCATACAGAACGACACCAAGACGGTCAACAAGATTTTCTCCGTTTACACTAGCATACGGGACAAAAGCTGTACTTCCCATAGAACTATTGGTACCAACTACAAAAACTTTAGCGGAGCGCTCGGGTCAGAACTCAGATGTTCTTTCCAAGGACAAGGAATTCCTGGACGAGGTAAGAGATGAAGCTTCAAGAAGGCTGTCAATATACCAACAATCCATGAAACAACAGTATAACAAGAAAGTACGTGAACATCATTTGTTCCTGGAGAGCAGGTCTTAA